One Silene latifolia isolate original U9 population chromosome 4, ASM4854445v1, whole genome shotgun sequence DNA segment encodes these proteins:
- the LOC141651243 gene encoding uncharacterized protein LOC141651243, translating into MNFDFDAAGEVRFLKMNELEELRMEAYESSKIYKDQMKKWHDGKIMKKDVSLGDLVLLFNSKVKVFPGKLKSRWSGPFKVMQIFPYGAFELWSEEGGTFRVNGQRVKRYYDGDNKGPVEVLYLGEPLPEGETN; encoded by the coding sequence ATGAACTTTGACTTCGATGCCGCCGGAGAAGTGCGATTTCTCAAAATGAATGAGCTTGAAGAATTAAGGATGGAAGCTTATGAGAGTTCCAAAATCTACAAGGACCAAATGAAGAAATGGCATGATGGCAAGATCATGAAGAAAGATGTAAGTttaggagaccttgttctccttTTCAACTCCAAGGTCAAGGTGTTTCCAGGCAAGCTCAAATCAAGGTGGTCGGGACCCTTCAAGGTGATGCAAATATTTCCTTACGGTGCTTTCGAGCTTTGGAGTGAAGAAGGTGGAACCTTTAGGGTCAATGGTCAACGAGTCAAGCGCTACTATGATGGTGACAACAAGGGTCCGGTTGAAGTACTCTACCTCGGGGAACCCCTCCCCGAGGGGGAGACAAATTGA